The DNA segment GGTACGCAAGGTTCTCGATTTCACATCTCCCACGCCAAACAAACCGCTTTGAATGGTCGTTTGGTGTAAATCTTCCAGTAGCGCCTGTACGTTAACGCGCTCTTCAATTGAGTTGGAATACTCCATTACAACATTTGGCATATCAGGTCCTTAAATAAAATCACCAATTGGATTAAGCCTATTATTCAACATCGCACTGTCATCGGCTAATTTAAACTCATTTTGACATGACGAGAATCATGATCTCATCACATTAATCTGCTATATTCTTTGCTAGTTCATTTGAGATCGGGCTTTCCGATCTTAATTTTAATTTAATCGAATTGGAGAATATCCTATGCGTCATCCTGTAGTTATGGGTAACTGGAAACTAAACGGCAGCAAAGAAATGGTTGTTGATTTGCTAACTGGTCTAAATGCGGAACTTGAAGGCGTAACAGGCGTCGACGTTGCAGTTGCTCCACCAGCACTATTCATTGACCTTGCTGAGCGCACGCTAACTGATGCAGGCAGCGCAATCATTCTTGGTGCTCAAAACACTGACCTAAACAACAGCGGCGCATTCACTGGTGATATGTCTCCAGCCATGTTGAAAGAATTCGGTGCAACTCACATCATCATCGGTCACTCAGAGCGTCGTGAATACCACAACGAATCAGACGAGTTTGTTGCTAAGAAATTCGCTTTCCTAAAAGAAAACGGTTTAACGCCTGTTCTTTGTATCGGCGAATCTGAAGCACAAAACGAAGCTGGCGAAACAGTTGCAGTATGTGCTCGCCAAATCGATGCTGTGATCAACACTCAAGGCGTTGAAGCGCTAAACGGTGCCATCATCGCTTATGAACCAATCTGGGCTATCGGTACTGGTAAAGCGGCAACAGCTGATGATGCACAACGCATCCACGCAGCAATCCGTGCTCACATCGCAGAGAAATCTGAAGAAGTTGCGAAAAACGTTGTAATCCAATACGGCGGTTCTGTTAAACCAGAAAACGCAGCAGCTTACTTTGCACAACCAGACATCGACGGTGCTCTAGTTGGCGGCGCAGCACTTGACGCGAAAAGCTTCGCAGCTATCGCGAAAGCAGCAGCAGAAGCGAAAGCGTAAGTTATTCGTCACTCGAAAGCTCGAAAGCTCGAAAGCTCGAAAGCTCGAAAGAATAAACATTAAGACTGGCCCTGTGTCAGTCTTTTTTTTGTGTCTCGTGTCTCGAGAGCATAAAAAAACCGCTGGGTTTCACCAACGGTTTTATGGTTTGAGTAGAAAAGTCTCTTAGAACAATTCTTCTGCCACTTTATAAAGCTCTTTCTTCACTGGACGCTTCATATTTTCAATCGCGTCAATGATGTCGTGGTGAACCAATTCTTCTTTTTGGATACCCACACAACGACCACCGTGACCTTCAAGCAATAGGTGAACGGCATAGTTACCCATGCGAGAGGCTAAGATACGGTCGAATGCCGTTGGGCAGCCACCACGTTGAATGTGACCCAGTACGGTTGCACGAGTGTCACGACCGGTCGCTTTTTGGATGTCTTTGGCTAACTCATCCGCATCCATTTGTAATTCAGTCAATGCGATGATGGCGTGCTTCTTACCTTTCGCAATACCGTCTTGGATGTTTTGAATAAGTTCTTCTTTATCCAAGTCATTTTCTGGGGTGATGATGTACTCACAACCACCGGCAATCGCAGACATCAGAGTCAAATCACCACAGTGGCGACCCATGATCTCAACGATTGAAATACGTTGGTGAGAAGAAGAAGTATCACGCAGACGGTCAATTGCATCGATAACCGTATTCAACGCCGTTAGGTAACCGATAGTGTAGTCAGTGCCTGCGATATCGTTATCGATAGTACCCGGAAGACCGATACATGGGTAACCCATTTCAGTTAACTTCTTAGCACCCATGTAAGAACCGTCACCACCGATCACCACCAGCGCTTCGATGCCGTGTGCTTTTAAGTTTTCGATTGCTTTTTCACGCACTGCCACTTCTTTAAATTCAGGGAAACGCGCTGAGCCTAGGAAAGTACCCCCACGGTTGATCACATCAGACACACTTGAGCGATCTAGGCTTTCGATGCGACCTTCGTACAACCCAAGGTAGCCATCATAAATACCACACACTTCAATGCCTTTGCTTAACGCGGTACGTACTACACCACGAATCGCTGCGTTCATACCAGGTGCGTCACCACCACTTGTTAAAACACCGATCTTCTTAACCATGATCACCCTCTAAAAATATAAAAAAACAAATTCTTTTGCTGCGTTACCCAAACTGACTATTTCTTTCTAGCCTAATACTAAGCAGGTAACGACCCCCAATTCTTCGTCATAGCCCAACATGTGAAGTGGGGCAATGACGTTGTTTCTAATGTGGCTCGTAAGACATGCCACTAAAGATAAATTTCACTAAGCGTAATATACAAGTTTGTCGCTTAATGATGTTGATTCATATCACTTTGCACTGCATTTTTATCTGCCCATAAGATAGACAATAGTGATGAGTTTGTCTTTATTTTAATGCGCTACGTCACATAATTTTACCCGATATTCTTCAATTCAGCTAACTCAACCGAAATCATTTGATTAATTTAATGGCTGATACTTGGCCGCCGGCACCACAGAGATAGGATCTTGATGAATAATGACATCCGAATGTGGGAATAACTGGTCTAACTTATCTTCCACTTGGTCAGTGATACGATGCGCCTCAAGTAATGGCAAGTTATCGTCTAGCTCAATATGCACCTGAATAAAACGCACAGGTCCCGACATACGAGTGCGTAAATCATGCGCTCCGAGCACCCCTTCAACCGATAAGCATGCCGCATGAATGGCCTGCACTTCTTCATCCGGTAATTGACGATCGAGCAACGATTGCACCGCCTCACTCGCCATTTGATAAGCGCTATACAGAATGTACAAACCAATCCCAACGGCAAACACGGCGTCCGCTTGTTTTAAACCGTACCAACTTAGTACCAGCGCTATCATGATCGCGATATTCATAAACAAATCGGTTTGGTAATGCAAAGAGTCTGCGGCAATGGCCTGGCTGCCCGTTTTGCGCACCACATGCTTTTGAAATAG comes from the Vibrio gangliei genome and includes:
- the tpiA gene encoding triose-phosphate isomerase, whose protein sequence is MRHPVVMGNWKLNGSKEMVVDLLTGLNAELEGVTGVDVAVAPPALFIDLAERTLTDAGSAIILGAQNTDLNNSGAFTGDMSPAMLKEFGATHIIIGHSERREYHNESDEFVAKKFAFLKENGLTPVLCIGESEAQNEAGETVAVCARQIDAVINTQGVEALNGAIIAYEPIWAIGTGKAATADDAQRIHAAIRAHIAEKSEEVAKNVVIQYGGSVKPENAAAYFAQPDIDGALVGGAALDAKSFAAIAKAAAEAKA
- the pfkA gene encoding 6-phosphofructokinase is translated as MVKKIGVLTSGGDAPGMNAAIRGVVRTALSKGIEVCGIYDGYLGLYEGRIESLDRSSVSDVINRGGTFLGSARFPEFKEVAVREKAIENLKAHGIEALVVIGGDGSYMGAKKLTEMGYPCIGLPGTIDNDIAGTDYTIGYLTALNTVIDAIDRLRDTSSSHQRISIVEIMGRHCGDLTLMSAIAGGCEYIITPENDLDKEELIQNIQDGIAKGKKHAIIALTELQMDADELAKDIQKATGRDTRATVLGHIQRGGCPTAFDRILASRMGNYAVHLLLEGHGGRCVGIQKEELVHHDIIDAIENMKRPVKKELYKVAEELF
- the fieF gene encoding CDF family cation-efflux transporter FieF (FieF, a metal efflux transporter, is a member of the CDF (cation diffusion facilitator) family of transporters.), which translates into the protein MDKNYSKLVNSAAWAAMIIATILLLVKLVAWWQTNSVSLLASLVDSFLDMAASLTNLLVVRYATQPADDEHRFGHGKAESLAALAQAMFISGSACFLLLNGVDRFFRPQDLVSPELGVWVSGFAIVMTSVLVLFQKHVVRKTGSQAIAADSLHYQTDLFMNIAIMIALVLSWYGLKQADAVFAVGIGLYILYSAYQMASEAVQSLLDRQLPDEEVQAIHAACLSVEGVLGAHDLRTRMSGPVRFIQVHIELDDNLPLLEAHRITDQVEDKLDQLFPHSDVIIHQDPISVVPAAKYQPLN